The Musa acuminata AAA Group cultivar baxijiao chromosome BXJ3-6, Cavendish_Baxijiao_AAA, whole genome shotgun sequence region CACCAAGAGGAAAATGACAATCGATTTGATGGCTGAGAGCGGCGGCAGTGGCTCGGAAAGACGACGGCCGCGCCTTACCGGGCTGGCGATGGCGTGATAGCAATCATCGGCATCGAACAAGCGTCATAGGAAGCCTCTCATATTGTAATTACAACGTAATGCCTACCACGCGTTCTCGAGTGAGTTTGTTTGCTTGTCGGTGTAAGTGGATGGATCATCTGCGATTCAACTGTTCTTGCTTTGCTCTTCAAATGCTGTCCAAATTAAGCTTCTTGAAAGCTCGACATATGCTGTTCTAATCCATCAAACCGAGGCCATAGCAGCCTCCCAAGATACAAAAGTCCTCGTTTTGACGACGAGGATTAAGGAGCGGCTGTCCGTTGATGTGAGTCGTACTCAATCTTGTTATGCTCGTGTGAATCTATTCGAAATCCTCCAACATTCTGCCTGCCTGTTTAGGGGTTGACGGTATGATGTTTGCCGCTTCTAACAAAGTAGAATTTATATGCATGTTATTCGTTTATTTAGCCACTTGATACATTCAATCACACGTATTTATGGTCAGACTTATGAAACCAAAACACGAGAGAGAATGGTGGAGCGATGGTTTGGCAAAGTCAAGAAGTTGGCCTTTCTAAGAACAACCATTGAAAAGAAAACGTTTGAACAGACAACTTTTTTGTCCCTCCACATAAAATTGGTTTTGCGTTTTTCGTGTGCATTGCAGTGATCTCACGGTTTCATTTGCTGCTCGTTGGGTCAAACTGGCGAGGAAGGTTCCGTTCTGAATGCTGTGATGGAGTCATACGGAATCGACGACCGCATCCGAACTTTCCAGCCGACTTTGCCGTCACTTCCGCATGCAACCACGAACGAGGCAGCTGTACACGAGTAGTTTACCGACTTGGGTGGCGACTTGTCGTATGAATTGGAAGACATGGACATGAATGTTTCCTCATCCTGTGCGGTATACATACGGCACTACTAAGACTTCACGTACAAGTGACGGATTGGCAAGACGCGGTTGGTCCACCACGTGTTACTCGATTTCCCACTCGGGTAACGTGTGTGACGTCGAAGACGGAGCGGACGGGTTCACATAACTCACGGGGGCCCcacgtgtgtgagagagagagggacGATGTCACGCTGTTGGGGACGGAATGTATTATACTTCTGTTATCATTTTGACTATATAAGCGTCGGATTTCGTACGTTCGTGTAACACGTGACGTCACCTCGTTAGTGCTCTCGCAGTCTGTCTCTATCTCGCAGTCCATATATCGGTGCTCGATTCCTCCCGTCTCCTCCAACTCGCTCTCTCGCGGCTCCCGAGCCCTTCACCCGAGACGAGCTCGGCTAAACAGCAGAAATGTCGCCCGCCGCAGTGGCTCCCCCCCTCTCGCGCACCAAGCGGTTCGTCATCGCCGCCGTTTCCGCTATCAACGACGCAGCTTGCCGCTCCGACGGCACCGTCAACCGCCGCCTCGTGTCGTTTCTCGACGCCCGGGTCGCCGCCTCCGCCAAACCCTTTCGTGGCGTCCGCACTGCCGACGTCCCCGTTGACCTCTCCCGTGATCTGTGGTTCCGACTCTTCGTCCCCTCTTCCGTTTCTGACGGCGAACGGCTTCCCGTCATCGTCTACTTCCACGGAGGCGGGTTCGCCTTCCTGTCCCCCGACTCCTACCTTTTCGACGACGTGTGCCGCCGGATCTGCCGCACGGTCCACGCCCTCGTGGTATCCGTCAACTACCGCCTCGCGCCGGAGCACCGGTGCCCGGCGCAGTACGAGGACGGGGTTCACGTGCTCCGCTTCCTGGACGGCGGCGGCCTCTTGTACGCTGACCCCTCCGCTGCAGATCTTGCCGACCTATCCAGCTGCTTCCTCGTGGGCGATTCCGCCGGCGGAAACATCGTCCACCACGTAGCCCGGCGCTGGGCAGCGGACGCCGACGGCGGGTGGAAGAGGCTGCGACTGGCGGGAATGGTGCTGATCCAGCCCTACTTCGGTGGCGAGGAGCGCACAGAGGCTGAGCTGAGGCTGGTCGGTGCACCGCTGGTGTCGGTGGAGAGGACGGACTGGCTGTGGCGGGCGTTCCTTCCGGAGGGAGCGGACCGGGACCACGAGGCGTCGAACGTGTTCGGGCCGCGGGCGGTGGGGGAGCTGGAGGAGGCTCTGCCGGCGGCGATGGTGGTGGTAGGGGGCTTCGACCCGCTGCAGGACTGGCAGCGGAGGTACTACAAGGGGCTGAGGGCGAGGGGCAAGTCGGCGCGGCTGGTGGAGTACCCGGAGGCCTTCCACTCCTTCTACTCCTTCCCTGATCTGAAGCAATCCACAGTGCTCATGGAGGAGATCAAGAGCTTCGTCGACAGGCCCCGACCTCGGAAGGAGGAGGACAGAGAACGAAGTGGTGGTGGTGACAAGCACAGTAATATTGAAGAGtggtagttgtttattgagtgtaGATAACAGTAATTGTGATTGCACAGTATTTGGTTATTGTATGTGCCATATCCCACAATGCTTTTTAATATGTACAAAAAATATTAGCTGGttttttatacaaaaataaaattttatttattggaaCAAACTTAATTGGTACcatctctttttttgtttttgatataaACGAGATGAAAGGATTCAGAAAGATGTGAGTCGAGTGTTTGTATCAGTCGtcgataaagataaaaaaaaggtttttaattttgtgTTACTGAAACAATGACAATAATTGTAGGACCAGAAGGTAGACACAATCCTCACAGACTACTGCATACCGGAGATGACTGGTTATGACCTCCTAAAGGCTGTCATGGTATGAAAGCTGTGCAGAACAATCTGCATTCTGCCTCATCTTCCTGCTAATCATGTCTACATCTTACACTTCAGGAACAGAGCTGCCAAAAACCCATTCCTGTGATCGTAATGTCATCAGAAAACGAGCCACAGAGAATCAACAGGCTTGTAGCTTCCTTCCGCAGTAATCTTTCGATGCCGTTCACTGCAAAGATGAAATCTGCTGAATGCACCATCATCATTTAAGCTGTCAACAAACCAAACATTAGTCTTGTCTGGGCATCCATCCGATATTTCATGCCTTGcttctatttctttctttttcctggtCAAAGAAACCAATGGTTTGTGCATTGCTGAATGAGATGTGCCCATTCTATTGCCGGGAGAGACGATATGTTTCTTCTCCAAAACTAAATGATCATGCGTGTGTGTTCAAATTAGGTGCCGAGCTATTGGAGCCGAGGATTTCATCATCAAACCTCTCCAAGCTAATGACGTTCTGAGACTGAGAAGCTACGCTCGAACaggaccgccgccgccgccgccatcgtcGTCTGCCAAGGCGGGCACCAAGAGGAAAATGACAAGCGAGTTGATGGCTGAGAGCGGACGCGGTGGCTCGGAAAGACGACGGCCGCGCCTTACCGGGCCGGCGATGGCGTGATAGCAATCATCGGCATCGAACAAGCGTCATAGGAAGCCTCTCATATTGTAATTACAATATAATGCCCACCACGCGTTCTCGAGTGAGTTTGTTTGCTTGTGGTGTTAGTGGTGATAAGTTGTATTGTAGTGATGAAAAGTACTTATGAATGGTTGAATACAATGGTTTATTTATACAGTTGAGGATTTTCCTATCCTCATGCAGTTAAGGAAATCTTTATCTGTTATCATGTACTCCGCATGATTAAACTCCTGTCAAGGATGTCAATCTTGGAACGATGTAACGAAAAtagtttacgagcgagaggcttcatgagtgagtctgctagttgatcagctatATGGacgtgagaaacacgtagttgatgtctaACAACTTGATCTCGTATGAAATGAGAATCgattataatatatttcatgcgTGAATAGAAAACCGGATTGACACATAGATAGGTAGcttcaatattatcacaatatattgtaggaggaaggtagagttgacgttgagtttcaTGATAGGCGGAGAGGAGTTGCGTCGTTGCTCGTTGGAGCTAGTGCGATAGTGGTAGAGCTCAAGGACTTTGGAGGTCGTCTGAGCAATGGCTTAAAAGGCTAGATGTTGGTGGTGCTGCACCTGAGCGGTGGATTTGATAGTAGCTTTGGAGCTGGTGCAATAGTGATAGAGCTCGAGGACTTTGAAGGTCGTCTGATGGCTTCGTTGTCTAAGCTATGGCTTAAAAGGCTAGTTGTTTGTGGGGCTGCACTTGAGCGGTGGATTTGACAGCAGCTCCGGAGTTGTAGTTGTTGGAGGATGGAGCAGCGGACAGTGAAGAAAGAAGGATAAACCTTGTTCTAAGGCAATATGactttgataccatgataagTTGAATTATAATGATGAAAGGTACTTATGAATAGTTGAGTACAATGGCTTATTTATACATGTGGGAAGGATGGATTTTCCTTAACTATCCTACGAGATTTCCTCGTGCAATTGGGAAAATCTTTATATGTTATCAAATAGATGGATCATCTGCTATTCAACTGTTCTTGCTTTGCTCTTCAAATGCTGTTCAAATTAAGCTTCTTGAAAGCTCGACATATGCTGTTATAATCAATCAAACGGAGGCCATAGCAGCCTCCCAAGATACAAAAGTCCTCGTTTTGACGATGAGGATTAAGGAGTGGCTGTCTGTTGATGTGAGTCCTACTCGTCAAACTTGTTCTGCTCGTGTGAATCTATTCTAAATCGCCCAACATTCTGCTTGCCTGTGTAGGGGTTGACGGTATGATGTTTGCCGCTTCTAACAAAGTGAGCTAACCCCATGCATTGTTTCCTAGGGAGCTAAAAGATATaacaaatatttatcatttacttAGTAGAATTTATATGCatgttgatgagggtaataatggcgacatgacgcacTACGACGTCAGCCATGACCGGACGATACTCTGCCCGaaagagggcaataatgccgacGCGATGTGCGTTAACATCActcgctctcagacaacgacttcatcgttgtctgacccaaTGCGCTCgaccgaggcagaggagaacgaccaccgaggcacgcccataccctgcggcagttcggttctccatGCAACGTCAATggcgatgtcagacgccatcagaggtacgatcctgcctcctgCAGGTAGGCACGTCAGGTAACACTCaactgccctataaatacccccgagttctaaatgaGGGGGAGGACACTTCTTCACTAAAAACTCCCTCCACAtcgtctaacttgatcgtcggaggggtcgggacgAGCTTCCgacctgacctgtgtgcaggtactattgaatctcgtattttgatgatgaaactacttgatatatgtttatgatttgatctgcgttttgagtgacgcaggatgcttcgatcaggatgagacaattaaagcaggaaaatcatgttgtgccggaggaacatgtcagaagattggatgtcgggccggtggatcggtcgacgtatcgacagaaggatgctttaaatgatgcaggatgcttatgtttatgatttgatatgcgttttgagtgacgcaggatgcttatgacaatgatgtacatgatgtattgcatatgatatgtatcatgaatgctttaaatgatgaatgtttggtatcatgatcaacatgttgataaatgcttaaaaattttaatgtttgagtatcatgtatgatatacccattaatgatgattgatttatttttcggtatcgtgcatgaaaaataaggcttttgaaattgtgtatgttttaatttgaatatataatgatgcacaaataaaattgatacttacctttatcataatctgaaaattgaaaaaagggtcttcccttctttttgacaatgacaaag contains the following coding sequences:
- the LOC135640301 gene encoding probable carboxylesterase 18, with product MSPAAVAPPLSRTKRFVIAAVSAINDAACRSDGTVNRRLVSFLDARVAASAKPFRGVRTADVPVDLSRDLWFRLFVPSSVSDGERLPVIVYFHGGGFAFLSPDSYLFDDVCRRICRTVHALVVSVNYRLAPEHRCPAQYEDGVHVLRFLDGGGLLYADPSAADLADLSSCFLVGDSAGGNIVHHVARRWAADADGGWKRLRLAGMVLIQPYFGGEERTEAELRLVGAPLVSVERTDWLWRAFLPEGADRDHEASNVFGPRAVGELEEALPAAMVVVGGFDPLQDWQRRYYKGLRARGKSARLVEYPEAFHSFYSFPDLKQSTVLMEEIKSFVDRPRPRKEEDRERSGGGDKHSNIEEW